A region of the Nocardia nova SH22a genome:
ACGATGGTCAAGCCGGCTTCGTCGATATCCGCGCGAACCGCGATTGAGCAACCGGCAGCGGCGAGGCCGGAGACCAGGTCGATCGCGGCGAGGGATGCCTGGCCGTCGGTGCAGACCATCGGTGGACAGCACGGGCCGTACCGGTCGGCAGCGGCTTCCACCACGGTCGCGTTCTCGCAGACGAAAACGCGCGCTCCGGGGGCGGTCGACCAGGGTTCGTTGAGGGATCGGACGTGAGCCACAAAGGTTCTCCGGTGGGGCCACTTCATCGGGCCTCCGTAATGTCGCCGCGCAGTGGAAGATTGAGGGTCAAGACGCGGGAAGACACTCCGTCGCGTCGGACGCCGGCCGCGGCCCAGGCTGCCCGCCAGTCTCTGCCCGGCCGGGACGCACGTGGCAGATCGTGTACGTGGGCGATCAGGCGACCGACCGCACGGCCGAGATCTTCCCGATAGTCCAGTGCGTGAGCGTTGTCGAACACTGTCGCCGCCAACTGCGCCAACCGCGTGTCCGTGCCCGGTTCGGGTAATGCGTGCCACGTCCTGAGTACCCGTTCGGCGAACTTCGACAGTTCACC
Encoded here:
- a CDS encoding DUF2399 domain-containing protein, translated to MAHVRSLNEPWSTAPGARVFVCENATVVEAAADRYGPCCPPMVCTDGQASLAAIDLVSGLAAAGCSIAVRADIDEAGLTIVENLRSAAPAATLWRYNAPTYSRYMGFEIAAEPRDDPDSELERLRELYLRQRVVVHDEALLDQLIGSGARR
- a CDS encoding TIGR02679 domain-containing protein, giving the protein MAETRLPRGATGELSKFAERVLRTWHALPEPGTDTRLAQLAATVFDNAHALDYREDLGRAVGRLIAHVHDLPRASRPGRDWRAAWAAAGVRRDGVSSRVLTLNLPLRGDITEAR